The Deinococcus carri genome contains a region encoding:
- a CDS encoding DUF1775 domain-containing protein has translation MIRRSLPLLLALLLPVAAAHATVRTESGLTESAAGKSETYRLNVPTEKNVSTTQIRLVVPAGVTLTRFQVTPGFVRSVRLNDAGLVTEVVWRGRVGPQEYARFFFQARNPDQPGTLVWKVYQTYADGSVVAWDDTDAEQAPASRTTVK, from the coding sequence ATGATTCGACGTTCCCTTCCCCTGCTGCTGGCCCTGCTGCTCCCCGTGGCGGCCGCCCACGCCACCGTCCGCACCGAGAGCGGCCTGACCGAATCGGCCGCGGGCAAGAGCGAGACGTACCGGCTGAACGTGCCCACCGAGAAGAACGTCAGCACCACCCAGATCCGGCTGGTGGTTCCGGCAGGCGTCACACTCACCCGGTTTCAGGTCACGCCCGGCTTTGTCCGCAGCGTCCGGCTGAACGACGCGGGCCTCGTCACCGAGGTGGTCTGGCGCGGCCGCGTCGGTCCCCAGGAGTACGCCCGCTTCTTCTTCCAGGCACGCAACCCAGACCAGCCCGGCACCCTGGTCTGGAAGGTGTACCAGACCTACGCGGACGGCTCGGTCGTCGCCTGGGACGACACCGACGCGGAACAGGCCCCCGCCAGCCGCACGACCGTCAAGTAG
- a CDS encoding DUF2946 family protein: MSLWPRTPSLRRLAALLTVLAAFAYPLRLPVGAMLGEAGCAPAMPVHQHGTAPHPLPDHAADHRAHCLFCLTGAFATAPAPEGSLAGLVLRPVRERAPLPRAARTRLPLPEARAPPRPG, translated from the coding sequence GTGTCACTCTGGCCCCGGACCCCCAGCCTGCGCCGGCTCGCGGCACTGCTGACGGTCCTGGCCGCCTTCGCTTACCCGTTGCGGCTCCCGGTGGGGGCCATGCTGGGGGAAGCCGGCTGCGCCCCGGCCATGCCGGTGCACCAGCACGGCACCGCCCCCCACCCCCTGCCCGACCACGCCGCCGACCACCGCGCCCACTGCCTGTTCTGCCTGACCGGGGCCTTTGCCACCGCGCCCGCACCGGAAGGATCTCTCGCGGGCCTCGTCCTCCGGCCCGTGCGGGAGCGGGCACCGCTGCCCCGCGCGGCCCGCACCCGGCTCCCGCTGCCCGAGGCCCGCGCGCCGCCGCGGCCGGGTTGA
- a CDS encoding phosphatase PAP2 family protein, which produces MRRDLPDLLARHWTQLALLLLGVLVPLLFLADLTEDVFRDGGFAWDRTVLAWYAAHRTPGLTAAAETLARLGGVQVLPVVTTAIVLALARVGARAHAWFLTWALAGATLLNVLAKLLFQRPRPTDLGAVLVEQGFSFPSGHAMANMAFGFALVLVFWHTRARWLAVVLGLGWALAVGASRNYLGVHYPTDVLAGFAASIAWVAGLYLILARRWPGLRSAPAREGRRGQG; this is translated from the coding sequence ATGCGCCGCGACCTGCCCGACCTGCTGGCGCGGCACTGGACGCAACTGGCACTGCTGCTGCTGGGCGTGCTGGTGCCGCTGCTGTTTCTGGCCGACCTCACCGAGGACGTGTTCCGGGACGGCGGCTTTGCCTGGGACCGCACCGTGCTGGCGTGGTACGCCGCGCACCGCACGCCGGGCCTGACGGCGGCAGCGGAAACGCTCGCGCGGCTGGGGGGCGTGCAGGTGCTGCCGGTCGTGACGACGGCCATCGTGCTGGCCCTGGCGCGGGTGGGGGCGCGGGCGCACGCCTGGTTTCTGACCTGGGCGCTGGCGGGCGCGACGCTGCTGAACGTGCTGGCGAAGCTGCTGTTCCAGCGGCCCCGGCCCACCGACCTCGGCGCGGTGCTGGTCGAGCAGGGCTTCTCGTTTCCCAGCGGGCACGCAATGGCGAATATGGCGTTCGGTTTCGCGCTGGTGCTGGTGTTCTGGCACACCCGCGCGCGCTGGTTGGCGGTGGTGCTGGGCCTGGGCTGGGCGCTGGCGGTGGGAGCCAGCCGCAACTACCTGGGCGTGCATTACCCCACCGACGTGCTGGCGGGGTTCGCCGCCTCCATCGCCTGGGTCGCCGGGCTGTACCTGATTCTGGCGCGGCGCTGGCCGGGACTGCGGTCGGCCCCGGCGCGGGAAGGGCGGCGGGGACAGGGATAA
- a CDS encoding manganese catalase family protein, translated as MFYFDKQTQYPVRVEKPNPLFAKMLQQALGGIEGEMRVMLQYLFQAWNSRGPSKYRDMLLHTGTEEIGHVEMYATAIALNLEGSPDVVKEEAARQNPMVAAVMGGMSPRAYLSGGMGALAADSEGNPFNGSWVVASGNIAANMYSNVNAESSGLVLACRLYDMTDDPGMKEMLRFLISRDVMHQQQWLAVIEELGGYPGVLPIPNSFPHDEEHETREFAYTFFTTNADGSPPPQGRWTSGPSLDGRGEFNVKHLQPMGEEPQLAPPMPSTFPEVQELEGGQQRVAQAGYTSGRGADASSTSSEGIATRIKDSLKNVAEELRGGNDREER; from the coding sequence ATGTTCTACTTCGACAAGCAGACGCAGTACCCCGTCCGGGTGGAGAAGCCCAACCCCCTCTTCGCCAAGATGCTCCAGCAGGCGCTGGGCGGCATCGAGGGCGAGATGCGCGTGATGCTCCAGTACCTCTTCCAGGCCTGGAACTCGCGCGGCCCCAGCAAGTACCGCGACATGCTGCTGCACACCGGCACCGAGGAAATCGGCCACGTCGAGATGTACGCCACCGCCATCGCCCTGAACCTCGAAGGCTCGCCCGACGTGGTCAAGGAGGAGGCCGCCCGGCAAAACCCGATGGTCGCCGCCGTGATGGGCGGGATGAGTCCGCGCGCCTACCTCTCGGGCGGCATGGGCGCGCTGGCTGCCGACAGCGAGGGCAACCCCTTCAACGGCTCCTGGGTGGTCGCCAGTGGCAACATCGCCGCCAACATGTACTCGAACGTGAACGCCGAGTCGTCCGGCCTGGTGCTGGCCTGCCGCCTGTACGACATGACCGACGACCCCGGCATGAAGGAAATGCTGCGCTTCCTGATCTCCCGCGACGTGATGCACCAGCAGCAGTGGTTGGCCGTCATCGAGGAACTCGGCGGCTACCCCGGCGTGCTGCCCATCCCCAACTCCTTCCCCCACGACGAGGAACACGAGACGCGCGAGTTCGCCTACACCTTCTTCACCACCAACGCGGACGGCTCCCCGCCCCCCCAGGGTCGCTGGACGAGTGGGCCGAGCCTGGACGGGCGTGGCGAGTTCAACGTCAAGCACCTCCAGCCCATGGGCGAGGAACCCCAGCTCGCGCCCCCCATGCCCAGCACCTTTCCCGAGGTGCAGGAGCTGGAAGGCGGCCAGCAGCGGGTGGCCCAGGCCGGATACACCAGCGGGCGTGGGGCCGACGCCAGCAGCACCAGCTCGGAAGGCATCGCCACCCGCATCAAGGACAGCCTCAAGAACGTCGCCGAGGAACTGCGCGGCGGCAACGACCGCGAAGAGCGTTGA
- a CDS encoding aspartate kinase: MAYSLLVMKFGGTNMQDAQAIRHSAGLAARSIGAGVKVVVVVSAMAGVTNQLLRLADAAQSGDIAAANDEIAAMRTRHFTAAQDLGAAPDSETVREIRELHETLRQAIYGVYLLRELTPRSRDLIVAFGERLSAPLMTLALEGQGLRAHHLTGGQAGITTDAHFGNARPLPGTYERIRDRLGGLLGAGVTPVVAGFMGETEEGALTTLGRGGTDFSATIIGKALGADEVWAWKDVDGVMSADPRVVKDARNIEVLSYGEVMELAYFGAKVLHPLAVTPLRESGIPLRVKSAADPDFPGTLVQEAAHNEVGHPVKAVTAIRRVSLINVTGAGVLGVPEVVASLFDAIARENITLLMVSQSSSMSNVSLAVQSADAGRTLAALRRTVTGELNIEEQPGVAVLAIVGAGMRGQKGVAARLFGALAQDDVNILMISQGSSELNISVAIEDAQVESATRAVHAAFHLGEPAAAAD, from the coding sequence ATGGCGTATTCGCTTCTCGTGATGAAGTTCGGCGGCACCAACATGCAGGACGCCCAGGCCATCCGCCACAGCGCGGGCCTCGCGGCACGCAGTATCGGCGCGGGTGTGAAGGTGGTCGTGGTGGTCTCCGCGATGGCGGGTGTGACCAACCAGCTGCTGCGCCTGGCCGACGCCGCCCAGAGCGGCGACATCGCGGCGGCCAACGACGAGATCGCGGCGATGCGCACCCGGCACTTCACGGCGGCCCAGGACCTCGGCGCGGCCCCCGACAGTGAAACGGTGCGCGAGATCCGCGAGCTGCACGAGACGCTGCGGCAGGCCATCTACGGCGTCTACCTGCTGCGCGAACTCACCCCCCGTTCGCGCGACCTGATCGTGGCCTTCGGCGAGCGCCTCAGCGCCCCGCTGATGACCCTGGCGCTGGAGGGCCAGGGTCTGCGCGCCCATCACCTCACCGGCGGGCAGGCGGGCATCACCACTGACGCGCACTTCGGCAACGCGCGGCCCCTGCCCGGCACCTACGAGCGCATCCGCGACCGCCTGGGCGGCCTGCTGGGGGCGGGCGTGACGCCGGTCGTCGCGGGCTTCATGGGCGAGACGGAGGAGGGCGCACTCACCACCCTGGGCCGCGGCGGCACCGACTTCTCGGCCACCATCATCGGCAAGGCGCTCGGAGCCGACGAGGTCTGGGCCTGGAAGGACGTGGACGGCGTGATGAGCGCCGACCCCCGCGTGGTGAAGGACGCCCGCAACATCGAGGTCCTGAGCTACGGCGAGGTGATGGAACTCGCGTACTTCGGCGCGAAGGTGCTGCACCCCCTGGCCGTCACGCCCCTGCGCGAAAGCGGCATCCCGCTGCGCGTCAAGAGCGCCGCCGACCCCGACTTTCCCGGCACGCTGGTGCAGGAGGCCGCCCACAACGAGGTCGGGCACCCGGTCAAGGCCGTGACCGCCATCCGCCGCGTGAGCCTGATCAACGTGACCGGCGCGGGCGTGCTGGGCGTGCCCGAGGTGGTCGCCAGCCTCTTCGACGCCATCGCCCGCGAGAACATCACCCTGCTGATGGTGTCCCAGAGCAGCTCCATGAGCAACGTCTCGCTGGCCGTGCAGAGCGCCGACGCGGGCCGCACCCTGGCCGCCCTGCGCCGCACCGTGACGGGTGAGCTGAACATCGAGGAGCAGCCCGGCGTGGCGGTCCTCGCCATCGTGGGGGCCGGGATGCGCGGGCAGAAGGGGGTGGCGGCCCGGCTCTTCGGTGCCCTCGCGCAGGACGACGTGAACATCCTGATGATCAGCCAGGGGTCCAGCGAGCTGAACATCAGCGTCGCCATCGAGGACGCGCAGGTCGAGAGTGCCACCCGCGCCGTCCACGCCGCCTTCCACCTGGGCGAACCGGCCGCGGCCGCCGACTGA
- the gap gene encoding type I glyceraldehyde-3-phosphate dehydrogenase: MKVGINGFGRIGRLVFRILIERGVDVEAINDLTDTKTLATLLKYDSTAGRFNGTVEYDENSLTVNGQRIRVLAERDPAALPWGELGVDLVIESTGIFTDREGASKHLAGGAKKVIITAPAKNEDISIVLGVNEEEYDPAKHNIISNASCTTNSLGAPMKVLDEAFGIEKAIMTTVHSYTNDQRVLDLPHKDLRRARAAAVNIIPTSTGAAKAVSQVYPKLKGKFDGTSLRVPTPVGSISDVVVILGREVTADEVNAVFREAAEGKLKGIIKYTEDPIVLADIVGDPHSAIIDGDLTMAMGNLVKFFSWYDNEWGYSNRIADLVQLVQQKG; this comes from the coding sequence ATGAAGGTAGGCATCAACGGCTTCGGCCGCATCGGACGTCTGGTGTTCCGCATTCTGATCGAGCGCGGCGTGGACGTCGAGGCGATCAACGACCTGACCGACACCAAGACGCTGGCGACCCTGCTGAAGTACGACTCGACCGCGGGGCGCTTTAACGGCACGGTGGAGTACGACGAGAACAGCCTGACCGTCAACGGGCAACGCATCCGCGTGCTGGCCGAGCGCGACCCCGCCGCGCTGCCCTGGGGCGAGCTGGGCGTGGACCTGGTGATCGAGTCCACCGGCATCTTCACCGACCGCGAGGGGGCCAGCAAGCACCTGGCGGGCGGCGCGAAAAAGGTCATCATCACCGCGCCCGCCAAGAACGAGGACATCTCCATCGTGCTGGGCGTGAACGAGGAAGAGTACGACCCGGCCAAGCACAACATCATCAGCAACGCGAGCTGCACCACCAACAGCCTGGGCGCGCCGATGAAGGTGCTGGACGAGGCCTTCGGCATCGAAAAGGCCATCATGACCACCGTCCACTCCTACACCAACGACCAGCGCGTGCTGGACCTCCCGCACAAGGACCTGCGCCGCGCCCGCGCCGCCGCCGTGAACATCATCCCCACCTCCACGGGCGCGGCCAAGGCCGTCTCGCAGGTGTACCCCAAGCTCAAGGGCAAGTTCGACGGCACCTCGCTGCGCGTGCCCACCCCGGTCGGCTCGATCAGCGACGTGGTGGTGATCCTGGGCCGCGAAGTGACCGCCGACGAGGTCAACGCCGTCTTCCGCGAGGCTGCCGAGGGCAAACTCAAGGGCATCATCAAGTACACCGAGGACCCCATCGTGCTGGCCGACATCGTGGGCGACCCGCACTCGGCCATCATCGACGGCGACCTCACGATGGCGATGGGCAACCTGGTGAAGTTCTTCTCGTGGTACGACAACGAGTGGGGCTACAGCAACCGGATCGCGGATCTGGTGCAACTGGTACAGCAAAAAGGCTGA
- a CDS encoding phosphoglycerate kinase — MQTLDQLNVGGQRVLVRVDYNLPIKDGAVQDETRVTASVPTLQKLLAQGASLVLMSHLGRPKNGPEEKYSLRPVAAVLEKALGRPVRFIGSLPSSEETLRAVESLKPGEVALLENVRFEPGEEKNDPELSRQLARLGDAFVLDAFGSAHRAHASVSGVAGLLPHAAGTLLQTEVDALSRLLENPARPYVVIIGGAKVSDKIKVIENLLPGVDRMLIGGGMMFTFIKAKGGQIGGSLVEEDQVAYAGQLLAQYGDKLMLPTDAVAADKFAADARTQVVPADQIPDGWMGLDIGPDTQRAYADALKGAKTVFWNGPMGVFEFPAFAAGTNAVAQAVADLGQDAYTVVGGGDSVSAINKSGQADRVSHISTGGGASLELLEGQRLPGVEAMK; from the coding sequence ATGCAAACCCTCGACCAACTGAACGTAGGCGGCCAGCGCGTGCTGGTGCGCGTGGATTACAACCTGCCGATCAAGGACGGCGCAGTGCAGGACGAGACGCGCGTGACGGCGAGCGTGCCGACGCTGCAAAAGCTGCTCGCGCAGGGGGCCTCGCTGGTACTGATGAGCCACCTGGGCCGCCCGAAAAACGGGCCGGAGGAGAAGTACAGCCTGCGCCCCGTGGCGGCGGTGCTCGAAAAGGCGCTGGGCCGCCCGGTGCGGTTTATCGGTTCGCTGCCCTCCAGCGAGGAGACACTGCGGGCGGTGGAATCCCTGAAGCCCGGCGAGGTGGCGCTGCTGGAAAATGTGCGCTTCGAGCCGGGCGAGGAGAAGAACGACCCGGAGCTGAGCCGCCAGCTGGCGCGGCTGGGTGACGCCTTCGTGCTGGACGCCTTTGGGAGCGCGCACCGGGCACATGCCTCGGTGAGCGGCGTGGCGGGGCTGCTGCCGCACGCGGCGGGCACGCTGCTCCAGACCGAGGTGGACGCCCTCTCGCGGCTGCTGGAGAACCCGGCGCGGCCCTACGTCGTCATCATCGGCGGGGCCAAGGTCAGCGACAAGATCAAGGTGATCGAGAACCTGCTGCCGGGGGTGGACCGGATGCTGATCGGCGGCGGGATGATGTTCACCTTCATCAAGGCGAAGGGCGGCCAGATCGGCGGCAGCCTGGTGGAGGAAGACCAGGTGGCCTATGCCGGGCAGTTGCTCGCGCAGTACGGCGACAAGCTGATGCTCCCCACCGACGCGGTGGCGGCGGATAAGTTCGCGGCGGATGCCCGGACGCAGGTGGTGCCCGCCGACCAGATTCCCGACGGCTGGATGGGCCTCGACATCGGCCCTGACACGCAGCGGGCCTACGCGGACGCCCTCAAGGGGGCGAAGACCGTCTTCTGGAACGGCCCGATGGGCGTGTTCGAGTTCCCGGCCTTCGCGGCGGGCACCAACGCGGTCGCGCAGGCCGTGGCGGACCTCGGCCAGGACGCCTATACCGTCGTCGGCGGCGGTGATTCGGTCAGCGCCATCAACAAGAGCGGCCAGGCCGACCGGGTCAGCCACATCAGCACCGGCGGCGGGGCCAGCCTGGAACTGCTCGAAGGCCAGCGGCTGCCGGGCGTCGAAGCGATGAAGTGA
- a CDS encoding manganese catalase family protein, giving the protein MYFHDKRLMFPVRVETPDPLFAKMLQQALGGYEGEIRVVFQYLFQAWNSRGPEKYRDLRLHTATEDLGHIEMLATAIALNLEGSPEAVQMEAARHNPMVAAVMGGMNPRAYLSGGMGALAADSEGNPFDGSWVVSTGNLAADLYANAEGEMLNQVALSRLFSMTDDPGMKEMLRFLISRDAMHQQQWLAVIEELGGHPGVLPIPNSFPHDEDHETREFAYTFLTTSADGTPAPAGRWTSGPSLDGRGEFGVKHLQPMGEEPRLAPPMPSTFPEVQELVGGAGEDTTLIVTPGD; this is encoded by the coding sequence TTGTACTTCCATGACAAGAGGCTGATGTTTCCCGTCCGGGTGGAGACCCCCGACCCCCTCTTCGCCAAAATGCTGCAACAGGCCCTGGGCGGGTACGAGGGGGAAATCCGGGTGGTGTTCCAGTACCTCTTCCAGGCCTGGAACTCGCGCGGCCCCGAGAAATACCGCGACCTGCGCCTGCACACCGCCACCGAGGACCTCGGCCACATCGAGATGCTGGCGACCGCCATTGCCCTGAACCTGGAAGGCTCGCCGGAGGCGGTGCAGATGGAGGCCGCCCGGCACAATCCGATGGTGGCCGCCGTGATGGGCGGAATGAATCCCCGCGCCTACCTCTCTGGCGGCATGGGTGCCCTGGCCGCCGACAGTGAGGGCAACCCCTTCGACGGCTCCTGGGTGGTGTCCACGGGCAACCTCGCCGCGGACCTGTACGCCAACGCCGAGGGCGAGATGCTCAACCAGGTGGCCCTCTCGCGCCTGTTCAGCATGACCGACGACCCCGGCATGAAGGAAATGCTGCGCTTCCTGATTTCCCGTGACGCGATGCACCAGCAGCAGTGGCTGGCCGTCATCGAGGAACTCGGCGGGCATCCGGGCGTCCTCCCCATCCCCAATTCCTTCCCCCACGACGAGGACCACGAGACGCGCGAGTTTGCCTACACCTTCCTCACCACCTCGGCCGACGGGACGCCCGCCCCGGCCGGGCGCTGGACGAGTGGGCCGAGCCTGGACGGGCGCGGCGAGTTCGGCGTCAAGCACCTCCAGCCCATGGGCGAGGAACCCCGCCTCGCTCCCCCCATGCCCAGCACCTTTCCCGAGGTGCAGGAGCTGGTGGGGGGGGCCGGGGAAGACACGACCCTCATCGTCACGCCCGGCGACTGA
- a CDS encoding CopD family protein, translated as MLPALAAAKLLTFLGVLLLVGGTFARRALTPARPSPAGLGVGLGLLILGAALEVGGTLADLGFLTPGDVLAYLTDTGPGRAALTRVMGAVLLLAAELSGWPVLLAALAAATLLWGEAGGGHGGTHGLLTRLLTALHAGAMAVWLGGVLALRTHPVPDPALARRFTPLALTCVGVLGLSGLWLTWTHAGPLLALPDSGYGRALLLKLALAALALLAAVAVRRAFARGQPVRPRLGLEAALLLGVLGVTAGLTTLPPPSHAGHVAAHPERR; from the coding sequence GTGCTGCCCGCGCTGGCGGCGGCCAAGCTGCTGACCTTTCTGGGCGTGCTGCTGCTGGTCGGCGGCACCTTTGCCCGCCGCGCCCTGACCCCGGCCCGGCCCTCGCCCGCCGGACTGGGGGTGGGCCTGGGGCTGCTGATCCTGGGCGCGGCCCTGGAGGTGGGCGGAACCCTGGCCGACCTGGGCTTCCTGACCCCGGGGGACGTCCTCGCCTACCTGACGGACACCGGACCGGGCCGCGCGGCCCTGACCCGCGTGATGGGCGCGGTCCTGCTGCTCGCCGCCGAGCTGTCCGGCTGGCCGGTCCTGCTGGCCGCCCTGGCCGCCGCCACGCTGTTGTGGGGGGAGGCGGGGGGTGGGCATGGCGGCACGCACGGCCTCCTGACCCGCCTCCTGACCGCCCTGCACGCGGGCGCGATGGCCGTCTGGCTGGGCGGCGTGCTGGCCCTGCGGACCCATCCCGTCCCGGACCCCGCCCTGGCCCGGCGCTTCACGCCGCTCGCCCTGACCTGCGTCGGGGTGCTGGGGCTGTCGGGCCTGTGGCTGACGTGGACGCACGCCGGCCCCCTGCTTGCCCTGCCGGACAGCGGCTACGGGCGCGCGCTGCTCCTGAAGCTGGCGCTGGCCGCGCTGGCGCTGCTGGCGGCGGTGGCCGTCCGGCGGGCCTTCGCGCGGGGGCAGCCGGTCCGCCCCCGGCTGGGCCTGGAGGCGGCCCTGCTGCTGGGGGTGCTGGGCGTGACCGCGGGCCTGACGACCCTGCCGCCGCCCAGCCATGCCGGGCACGTGGCCGCCCACCCCGAGCGCCGCTGA
- a CDS encoding PIG-L deacetylase family protein, whose product MNRFPVRSRPRRFRVAVLVAALLLAAAFVINTTGALRLFYPRAAAVVDSLPPAPPYHAGQRVLVVSPHPDDETLCCAGSIQQARAAGAQVWVVWLTSGDGFELDAVLLSRAPRPSGQQLAGLGTRRIGEARRAMGVLKVPQDHLIFLGYPDGGLLHLFLENYAQPFQSRYTRATHVPYPQALTPGAPYTGQNVERDLGRVLDTVRPDVVLAPSVQDAHPDHRAASYFVTRLLATRGEVGRERFWIVHGGLEYPLPKGLHEHFPLLIAPRGRRLAWERVDLTPEQEDAKLRALREHRSQMDVMSRFLAAFVRENELLSPQTVPRAVPAEAGSH is encoded by the coding sequence TTGAACCGGTTTCCGGTCCGCTCCCGACCCCGCCGCTTCCGCGTCGCGGTGCTGGTCGCCGCGCTGCTGCTGGCCGCGGCCTTTGTCATCAACACCACGGGGGCGCTGCGGCTCTTTTACCCGCGGGCGGCGGCGGTGGTGGACAGCCTGCCCCCGGCCCCGCCCTACCACGCCGGGCAGCGCGTCCTGGTCGTCTCGCCGCACCCCGACGACGAGACGCTGTGCTGCGCGGGCAGCATCCAGCAGGCGCGGGCGGCGGGGGCGCAGGTATGGGTGGTGTGGCTCACCAGCGGGGACGGCTTCGAACTCGACGCGGTGCTGCTGAGCCGCGCGCCCCGGCCCAGCGGCCAGCAGCTCGCCGGTCTGGGCACGCGCCGCATCGGGGAGGCGAGGCGCGCGATGGGGGTGCTGAAGGTGCCGCAGGACCACCTGATCTTCCTGGGCTACCCCGACGGCGGCCTGCTGCACCTCTTTCTGGAGAACTACGCCCAGCCCTTCCAGTCGCGCTACACCCGCGCCACCCACGTGCCGTACCCGCAGGCGCTCACGCCGGGTGCCCCCTACACCGGCCAGAACGTCGAGCGGGACCTGGGGCGGGTGCTGGACACCGTGCGCCCCGACGTGGTGCTGGCCCCCAGCGTGCAGGACGCCCACCCCGACCACCGCGCCGCGAGCTACTTCGTCACCCGGCTGCTGGCGACGCGGGGCGAGGTGGGCCGCGAGCGCTTCTGGATTGTCCACGGCGGCCTGGAATACCCCCTGCCCAAGGGCCTGCACGAGCATTTCCCGCTGCTGATTGCGCCGCGTGGCCGCCGCCTGGCCTGGGAGCGCGTGGACCTCACCCCCGAACAGGAGGACGCCAAGCTCCGCGCCCTGCGCGAGCACCGCTCCCAGATGGACGTGATGAGCCGCTTTCTGGCCGCCTTCGTGCGCGAGAACGAACTCCTGTCGCCGCAGACGGTGCCCCGCGCGGTGCCTGCGGAGGCCGGAAGCCACTAG
- a CDS encoding copper resistance CopC family protein gives MRILLSLLTALTLGTALAHTEVTSVTPGANARVSAPTRVVLTFGEPLNLRFATLKVLPLPPGMEAAQAAAQALASRDDGERRVDTAPILSGQAARVVLPLRTPLRPGRYLIAWRILSEDGHPVSGHSVFQVR, from the coding sequence ATGCGCATTCTGCTTTCCCTCCTGACCGCCCTGACCCTGGGGACCGCGCTGGCGCATACCGAGGTCACCTCGGTCACGCCCGGCGCGAATGCCCGTGTCTCCGCGCCCACCCGCGTCGTCCTGACGTTCGGTGAGCCGCTCAACCTCCGGTTTGCGACCCTCAAGGTGCTGCCGCTGCCGCCCGGCATGGAGGCGGCGCAGGCGGCCGCCCAGGCCCTCGCCAGCCGCGACGACGGGGAGCGCCGGGTGGACACGGCCCCCATCCTGTCCGGCCAGGCCGCCCGCGTGGTCCTGCCCCTGCGGACCCCCCTGCGGCCCGGCCGCTACCTGATCGCGTGGCGCATTCTCTCGGAAGACGGGCACCCGGTCAGCGGGCACTCCGTCTTCCAGGTGCGCTGA
- a CDS encoding GNAT family N-acetyltransferase, with product MGAGQPERVGVRALRRGDFGEVARVAYATGFFGETAAGYFPDRGLFADLWVRPYFVGEPFGFAAEREGQVLGYIIGTPDGGEYRRAFARVLLGVLGRAVRGRYPQLGGSLPYLLRLGRFVSPHAPERLFPAHLHLNLLPESRGLGLGGALLDAYLAALRARGVRGLQLSTTAENRAAVALYEKRGLRVWEARESRLWQPWLGRPTTHLVMVRRLD from the coding sequence ATGGGAGCGGGTCAGCCGGAGCGGGTCGGGGTGCGGGCGCTGCGGCGCGGGGATTTCGGGGAGGTGGCGCGGGTCGCGTATGCCACCGGATTTTTCGGGGAGACAGCGGCCGGCTATTTCCCCGACCGGGGGCTGTTCGCGGACCTGTGGGTGCGGCCGTACTTCGTGGGGGAGCCGTTCGGGTTCGCCGCCGAGCGGGAGGGGCAGGTTCTGGGGTACATCATCGGCACGCCGGACGGGGGCGAGTACCGCCGGGCCTTTGCGCGGGTGCTGCTGGGGGTGCTGGGCCGGGCGGTGCGGGGGCGCTATCCACAGCTGGGCGGGTCGCTGCCCTACCTGCTGCGGCTGGGGCGCTTTGTCAGCCCGCACGCCCCGGAGCGCCTCTTTCCGGCGCACCTGCACCTGAATCTGCTCCCCGAAAGCCGGGGGCTGGGGCTGGGCGGGGCGCTGCTGGACGCCTACCTGGCAGCCCTGCGGGCGCGCGGCGTGCGGGGCCTGCAACTGTCCACCACCGCCGAGAACCGCGCCGCCGTCGCGCTGTACGAGAAGCGCGGGCTGCGGGTGTGGGAGGCGCGGGAAAGCCGGCTGTGGCAGCCGTGGCTGGGGCGGCCCACGACGCATCTGGTGATGGTGCGGAGGTTGGATTAG